One genomic region from Sphingobacteriales bacterium encodes:
- the nth gene encoding endonuclease III has translation MTKKEKASFIVGTLNKLYPNPPIPLHHKDAYTLLIAVLLSAQCTDERVNKVTPHLFALADDPFEMAKVPVEKIKEIIRPCGLSPRKSQAISDLSKILVKKYNGNVPNTFTQLEELPGVGHKTASVVMSQAFGFSAFPVDTHIHRLAYRWNLSSGKNVEQTEKDLKRIFPEHLWNILHLQIIYYGREYCTARGHNSANCIICSKVGRKSMEK, from the coding sequence GTGACTAAAAAAGAAAAAGCATCATTTATTGTCGGTACGCTGAATAAATTGTATCCCAATCCTCCCATTCCGTTGCATCATAAAGATGCATACACATTACTGATAGCCGTTTTGTTATCTGCACAATGCACCGATGAACGGGTGAATAAAGTTACTCCTCATTTGTTTGCATTAGCAGATGATCCGTTTGAAATGGCGAAGGTTCCGGTAGAAAAGATTAAGGAAATTATCCGTCCCTGCGGTTTGTCACCGCGAAAATCCCAGGCGATTTCAGATTTGTCAAAGATTTTAGTTAAAAAATATAATGGAAACGTTCCGAATACGTTTACTCAATTAGAAGAACTGCCGGGGGTGGGACATAAGACAGCCAGTGTGGTGATGAGTCAGGCATTCGGGTTTTCCGCTTTCCCTGTTGATACGCATATCCACCGTCTGGCATACCGATGGAATCTGAGTTCCGGCAAAAATGTAGAACAAACAGAAAAAGATTTAAAAAGAATTTTTCCGGAACATTTATGGAACATATTACATTTACAGATAATATATTACGGACGGGAATATTGCACCGCAAGAGGCCATAATTCCGCAAATTGCATTATTTGTTCAAAAGTGGGCAGAAAATCAATGGAAAAATAA
- a CDS encoding GNAT family N-acetyltransferase, which produces MKGKFNITIRKAEPNDLIQVYGLIRELAAFEKEPDEPSNPLKKFIEEGTCKQPRFQVILADDNGKVAGIALYYYGYSTWKGSMIYLDDLVVKESYRKKGIGRKLMDELIAIAREEKINQLRWHVLDWNENAINFYKKYPVTFDNTWITVKIEKENLL; this is translated from the coding sequence ATGAAAGGAAAATTCAATATTACTATTCGTAAAGCAGAGCCTAATGACCTGATACAGGTCTATGGTTTAATCAGGGAACTGGCTGCTTTTGAAAAAGAACCGGATGAACCTTCCAATCCGCTGAAAAAATTCATCGAAGAAGGCACCTGTAAACAGCCGCGTTTTCAGGTTATCCTGGCGGATGACAATGGGAAAGTGGCCGGCATCGCCCTGTATTATTACGGCTATTCCACCTGGAAAGGCTCGATGATTTACCTAGATGATCTGGTAGTAAAAGAATCTTACCGAAAAAAGGGAATCGGCAGAAAATTAATGGACGAACTGATAGCGATCGCCAGAGAAGAAAAAATCAACCAGCTGCGCTGGCACGTGCTGGACTGGAATGAGAACGCCATCAATTTTTACAAAAAATATCCGGTGACATTTGACAATACCTGGATAACGGTTAAGATAGAGAAAGAAAATTTATTATAA
- a CDS encoding aspartate kinase, with protein sequence MKVFKFGGASVKDAAGIRNVASIVQKYGEQDLVVVVSATGKTTNALEEVIKAYFNNTDAKAAFDVVKKNHDTICRDLFNDDTHEVFDKLQNVYAEVDWQLEESRKESYNYVYDQIVSQGELISSVILSAYLNEAGVKNSWLDVRDVMKTDDTYREAVVDWNKTQSLMNSVVKPMLKDSIIVTQGFIGCTAENCTTTLGREGSDYTAAIFANMLDAENQTIWKDVPGVMNGDPRVFDDAVFIDEISFNEAVEMTFYGATVIHPKTIKPLQNKNIPLLVKSFIHPEGKGTVVGGKDNNLPPVRIVKNSQALIVLHTKDFSFVEDEVVAEIFTAFSKANLKLNMMQQGAISFDAVVDNIPEKIEKVKAALQDKFDFSIEENLTILTIRHYNSFDYINKFKGDRNAILEQRRPSTYQGLLA encoded by the coding sequence ATGAAAGTATTTAAATTCGGAGGTGCATCGGTAAAGGATGCCGCAGGAATCAGAAACGTAGCGTCGATTGTACAAAAATACGGCGAACAGGATTTAGTAGTGGTGGTCTCCGCTACCGGAAAAACCACAAACGCACTGGAAGAAGTTATAAAGGCTTATTTCAACAATACGGATGCAAAAGCCGCTTTTGACGTTGTCAAAAAGAATCATGATACTATCTGCAGGGATCTGTTTAATGATGATACACATGAAGTGTTTGACAAACTGCAGAATGTCTATGCCGAAGTGGACTGGCAACTGGAGGAAAGCAGGAAGGAAAGCTATAATTATGTTTACGACCAGATTGTATCGCAGGGTGAATTGATTTCGTCTGTCATACTCAGCGCCTATCTGAATGAAGCGGGTGTGAAAAACAGCTGGCTGGATGTGCGTGATGTAATGAAAACGGACGACACCTACCGCGAAGCGGTGGTGGATTGGAATAAGACACAATCCCTGATGAATTCGGTCGTAAAACCTATGCTAAAAGATTCCATCATCGTTACACAAGGATTTATCGGATGTACCGCCGAAAACTGCACCACCACCTTAGGCAGAGAAGGCTCCGATTATACTGCGGCAATCTTCGCCAATATGCTGGATGCCGAAAATCAAACCATCTGGAAAGATGTACCGGGTGTTATGAACGGCGACCCGCGCGTTTTTGACGATGCTGTCTTCATAGATGAGATTTCATTCAATGAAGCGGTGGAAATGACGTTTTACGGAGCAACCGTCATCCATCCGAAAACCATCAAACCCTTACAGAATAAGAATATCCCGTTACTGGTAAAATCGTTTATACATCCGGAAGGCAAAGGCACGGTAGTGGGCGGAAAGGACAACAACCTGCCGCCGGTAAGAATCGTAAAAAACAGCCAGGCATTAATCGTTCTGCACACCAAAGATTTTTCGTTTGTGGAAGATGAGGTGGTGGCGGAAATATTTACGGCATTCTCCAAAGCCAATTTAAAACTCAATATGATGCAGCAGGGCGCCATTTCTTTTGATGCCGTAGTTGACAATATACCTGAAAAGATTGAAAAAGTGAAGGCTGCCTTACAGGATAAGTTTGATTTTTCCATCGAAGAGAATCTGACCATACTGACCATCCGTCATTACAACAGCTTTGACTACATCAATAAATTTAAGGGAGACAGAAATGCGATACTGGAGCAGCGGCGGCCAAGCACCTACCAGGGGTTGCTGGCTTAA
- the rnhA gene encoding ribonuclease HI, whose protein sequence is MIEIYTDGSSRGNPGPGGYGVVLLANGHRKELSKGYRLTTNNRMELMAVIAGLEALKKNDLKITLYSDSKYVVDAVKQGWVFQWDLKPDFAKKKNRDLWKRFLKLHEYQQIDFVWVKGHSTNKENNRCDELATEAADGFELDVDTGYEKEMEQKKGMF, encoded by the coding sequence ATGATTGAGATATACACAGACGGTTCTTCCAGAGGCAATCCCGGACCGGGAGGTTATGGTGTTGTTTTATTGGCGAACGGACACCGGAAAGAACTGTCAAAAGGATATCGTCTGACAACCAACAACCGTATGGAACTGATGGCGGTGATTGCTGGACTGGAAGCATTGAAAAAAAACGACCTTAAAATCACCCTCTATTCCGATTCCAAATACGTGGTGGATGCGGTAAAACAGGGCTGGGTATTTCAGTGGGACCTGAAACCGGACTTTGCCAAGAAAAAAAACAGGGATCTGTGGAAACGCTTTCTGAAACTACATGAATATCAGCAAATAGATTTTGTGTGGGTGAAAGGTCATTCTACCAATAAAGAAAATAACCGATGTGATGAACTGGCCACAGAAGCGGCAGATGGGTTTGAGCTGGATGTTGATACCGGTTATGAAAAAGAAATGGAACAAAAGAAAGGCATGTTCTGA
- a CDS encoding outer membrane beta-barrel protein → MKKIIYTLLTVLFITTGCHVLEAADTEGSGHDVGFSVGPSFALTDLGGAKKIGSPFLRDLDFEATRFFISAFYRYNVNKFFAVRANLMYGMISADDNHTDGNPPPNVTDSWYRARRNLNFSTHMVEFQAIAEINLKKYMHDEARGSKDRWAPYIGGGLGFFWFNSYTKLNGKKVYLKPLGTEGQFIGYKKPYGNFQFDLIALVGIKYNVTEKFSIALEGWYHQTFTDYLDDVSGNYIDPQDISLLSPEAQILQNRSNTGHYPDNNFNFVEGQRDLTTGNLLPAGIGQQRGDHKDNDQFLHLQLTFSFTLGPSGKRLGFGSCGKRNPYHHKFNCPKW, encoded by the coding sequence ATGAAGAAAATCATCTATACACTCTTAACAGTTCTGTTTATAACAACCGGATGTCATGTTCTTGAAGCTGCTGATACGGAAGGAAGCGGGCATGATGTTGGTTTTTCGGTAGGACCCAGTTTTGCTTTGACAGATTTAGGAGGGGCTAAAAAGATAGGTTCGCCGTTTTTACGTGATTTGGATTTTGAAGCTACCCGTTTCTTTATTTCTGCATTCTACCGATACAACGTCAATAAGTTTTTTGCTGTCAGAGCTAATCTGATGTACGGGATGATTTCAGCGGATGATAACCATACGGACGGTAATCCGCCGCCCAATGTGACAGACAGTTGGTACAGAGCCAGAAGAAATCTGAATTTTTCCACCCACATGGTGGAATTCCAGGCGATAGCGGAGATTAACCTGAAAAAGTACATGCACGATGAGGCGAGAGGTTCAAAAGACAGATGGGCACCTTATATCGGGGGAGGGCTTGGATTCTTTTGGTTTAATTCTTATACCAAACTGAATGGGAAAAAAGTATACCTGAAACCGCTGGGAACGGAAGGACAGTTTATCGGGTACAAAAAACCATACGGAAATTTTCAGTTTGACCTGATTGCTTTGGTGGGGATTAAATATAATGTTACAGAAAAATTTTCCATTGCTTTGGAAGGATGGTATCACCAGACATTTACAGACTACCTGGATGATGTCAGCGGTAACTATATTGATCCTCAGGATATTTCCTTGCTGTCACCTGAAGCACAGATTTTACAGAACAGATCAAATACCGGCCATTATCCTGATAATAATTTTAATTTTGTTGAAGGACAAAGAGATTTGACCACTGGAAACTTATTGCCGGCCGGTATCGGTCAGCAAAGAGGGGACCATAAGGATAATGACCAGTTTTTACACCTGCAACTTACTTTTTCCTTTACATTAGGACCATCCGGTAAACGATTAGGTTTCGGCAGCTGCGGTAAACGTAACCCTTATCACCATAAATTCAATTGCCCTAAATGGTAA
- the fbp gene encoding class 1 fructose-bisphosphatase — translation MRLITLDEFIANNQEKHPEATGELSGLLRDIGLASKIVNRDLSKAGLVDAILGDADKTNVQGEEVKKLDMVANDVLIKCLQNSGQCCGIASEEEDDFVAFKNRKRAKYVVLFDPLDGSSNIDVIAPVGTIFSVFERVSKVGELCTLDDFLQQGEKQVAAGYVIYGSSTMLVYTTGDGVNGFTLDPSIGEFCLSHPDIKTPAAAKSYSLNQGNFNSFPENVKRFVEYCQDNTDKKAFSLRYIGSMVADFHRNLIKGGVFLYPATKDTPGGKLRLMYECNPMAFLQEQAGGKATNGRQRILEIVPEKLHQRTIVYMGSAKLVDLLED, via the coding sequence ATGCGATTAATTACCTTAGATGAGTTTATAGCCAATAATCAGGAAAAACATCCCGAAGCAACAGGCGAATTGTCCGGATTGCTGCGTGATATCGGATTGGCATCCAAAATAGTGAACAGGGATTTGAGCAAAGCCGGCCTGGTCGATGCCATCTTGGGCGATGCGGATAAGACGAATGTGCAGGGAGAGGAAGTGAAGAAACTGGATATGGTGGCGAATGATGTGCTGATAAAATGCCTGCAGAACAGCGGCCAGTGCTGTGGTATCGCCAGTGAAGAGGAAGATGATTTTGTAGCGTTCAAAAACAGGAAAAGAGCCAAATATGTGGTGCTGTTCGACCCTTTGGACGGTTCCAGCAATATTGATGTGATTGCTCCAGTCGGTACGATTTTTTCCGTATTCGAGCGGGTGTCTAAAGTGGGGGAGTTGTGTACCCTGGATGATTTTCTGCAACAAGGGGAAAAGCAGGTGGCGGCCGGTTATGTGATTTATGGTTCCTCGACGATGCTGGTATATACCACGGGAGATGGCGTGAACGGGTTTACCTTAGACCCCAGCATTGGAGAGTTTTGCCTTTCGCATCCGGATATTAAAACGCCTGCCGCTGCAAAGTCATATTCATTGAATCAGGGCAATTTTAATTCCTTTCCCGAAAACGTGAAAAGATTTGTAGAGTATTGTCAGGATAACACCGATAAAAAAGCATTCTCTTTGCGGTATATCGGTTCTATGGTAGCGGACTTTCACCGCAACCTGATTAAAGGCGGTGTTTTTTTATATCCCGCCACCAAAGATACGCCGGGCGGAAAACTGCGCCTGATGTATGAATGCAATCCAATGGCATTTTTGCAGGAACAAGCCGGCGGTAAGGCGACCAACGGCAGACAGCGTATACTGGAGATTGTGCCTGAAAAGCTGCATCAGCGTACCATCGTGTATATGGGCTCTGCGAAGTTGGTGGATCTGCTGGAAGATTAA
- a CDS encoding diacylglycerol kinase family lipid kinase, which translates to MKLAFLINGTARKLELLTKSIESVFKEHHPKLFISEKAGHITQLAQTAISRGYDTIVICGGDGTLNEGINGIIQSFKTGLGDSYDSFNWENISRIRIGVLPSGSGNDFSKTVHVTKEINYLKNLIDKNRSQLIDIGWVSYFKTEKEPAHRFFINITDVGMGGETVLKLQRSKIPMLGPDINYFWAITSTLATYEKVQIRAIGDNFQWEGKAINFVIANGKYFGNGLGVAPDASVTDGKFDIVIIGDVTMMDYFKNLGTVKKCRKVVHPEVHYHQMERVTIESMESRKISIDMDGEFIGYAPMTLVNLHQKINFIF; encoded by the coding sequence ATGAAACTTGCCTTTTTAATCAACGGAACAGCAAGGAAACTTGAGCTCCTGACCAAAAGCATTGAGTCTGTATTCAAAGAACATCATCCGAAATTATTCATCTCCGAAAAAGCAGGACACATTACACAGCTGGCGCAAACTGCAATCTCCCGTGGGTATGATACCATTGTCATTTGTGGTGGTGACGGTACGCTGAATGAAGGTATCAACGGTATCATTCAATCGTTTAAAACCGGACTCGGAGACTCTTATGATTCATTTAACTGGGAAAATATCAGCAGGATAAGGATTGGGGTGCTTCCTTCCGGAAGCGGGAATGATTTTTCCAAAACCGTTCATGTCACCAAAGAAATCAATTACCTGAAAAACTTAATCGACAAGAACCGTTCTCAGCTGATTGACATTGGCTGGGTCTCTTATTTCAAGACGGAGAAAGAGCCTGCTCACCGTTTCTTCATCAATATCACGGACGTTGGTATGGGCGGTGAAACGGTACTGAAACTGCAACGGAGCAAAATCCCGATGCTGGGTCCGGATATCAATTATTTCTGGGCGATCACATCCACGTTGGCCACGTATGAAAAAGTGCAGATACGGGCCATCGGTGATAATTTCCAATGGGAAGGCAAAGCCATCAACTTTGTCATTGCGAACGGGAAATATTTCGGCAACGGATTAGGCGTAGCGCCGGATGCATCCGTTACAGACGGGAAGTTTGACATTGTCATTATCGGTGATGTCACCATGATGGATTATTTCAAGAACCTGGGAACCGTAAAGAAATGCCGGAAAGTGGTTCATCCCGAAGTGCATTACCATCAAATGGAACGGGTAACGATAGAATCCATGGAGTCCAGAAAGATATCCATTGATATGGATGGCGAATTCATCGGCTATGCACCGATGACTCTAGTCAACCTGCACCAAAAGATTAATTTCATCTTTTAA
- a CDS encoding sulfite exporter TauE/SafE family protein, producing the protein MYNLWLKKEAHSIHPNWSYVFGFFAGILGGAFNTGGPPIVLFGTLRGWTQMQFVSTLQGYFLPSDLFILAGQLISGILTKTVFKYYLLCLPFTLLAMVLGKYIRKQIPPGKFNRYIFILLLAIGILFLIRSVLSA; encoded by the coding sequence GTGTACAACCTGTGGCTTAAAAAAGAAGCGCATTCCATTCATCCCAACTGGTCCTATGTTTTTGGTTTCTTCGCCGGCATTCTGGGTGGTGCCTTTAATACGGGTGGGCCGCCCATCGTTTTATTCGGCACGCTGAGAGGATGGACACAAATGCAATTCGTCAGTACGCTGCAGGGCTATTTTCTGCCGAGTGATCTGTTTATCCTTGCCGGTCAGTTAATTTCAGGCATATTGACAAAGACAGTTTTTAAATATTATCTGCTATGCCTTCCTTTCACACTACTGGCGATGGTGTTGGGAAAGTATATAAGAAAACAAATACCACCGGGAAAATTCAACCGGTACATTTTTATCTTATTGCTGGCAATTGGAATACTCTTTCTAATCCGTTCGGTACTGTCTGCCTGA
- a CDS encoding glycerol-3-phosphate dehydrogenase/oxidase has protein sequence MNRTYNIQKATTELFDIVVIGGGITGAGIALTAARKGWKTLIIDKHDFAYGTSSRSAKMIHGGLRYLQNLQIKLVREALHEREHLLKEYPHLVKPQPFFMPIYKSRLSKIKLGIGLSGYDYLTGESSMPKHAEIDMEEVKERFPQLKTDAMVGGFVYYDAKTNDARLTNDVIQEACDIGAIALNYFELIHFQAVSNRVKSISCEDKISGKTFTIQSKVFISATGIWTDEVLKKFDSNDTKKYMMPSKGVHLIVSADHFPKDCVMLFPTSNGDGRMIWCMPWDDNLSVVGTTDTDYAEGNDEIAIEADEIKYILDSVNAQLKDKLPTKEDILSVYAGIRPLLNDRDETKKSNQRSRDYQIWWNNDNMLTISGGKLTSFLSMAENCIKTIEEKYKIQSIENDDIKISTLIDTYKHRYGIKNATLIANIAQENLDLTRNFTNYPYCPAEIIFSIRHQNAQKMDDILTRRTLISYQMKDFEEELVQSVAKIMAKELNWSSEQISEEINLFRHSWELMHSWK, from the coding sequence ATGAACCGAACGTACAACATACAAAAAGCCACCACAGAATTATTCGACATCGTCGTGATTGGGGGTGGCATCACCGGAGCGGGCATCGCCCTGACAGCGGCACGCAAAGGCTGGAAGACATTGATTATCGATAAACACGACTTTGCCTATGGAACGAGTTCGCGCTCTGCCAAGATGATTCACGGCGGATTGCGCTATCTGCAGAACCTGCAGATAAAACTGGTGCGGGAAGCCCTGCACGAACGGGAGCATCTGCTGAAGGAATATCCGCACCTGGTAAAACCACAGCCATTTTTTATGCCTATCTATAAATCCAGGTTAAGCAAAATAAAGCTGGGGATAGGCCTTTCCGGTTATGACTACCTGACCGGGGAGAGCAGTATGCCGAAACATGCGGAAATAGATATGGAAGAGGTGAAAGAGCGTTTTCCGCAGTTGAAAACAGATGCCATGGTGGGCGGGTTTGTCTATTACGATGCCAAAACCAATGACGCCCGCCTCACCAATGATGTGATTCAGGAAGCCTGTGATATCGGTGCCATCGCCTTAAACTATTTTGAGCTTATCCATTTCCAGGCTGTCAGCAACAGGGTAAAATCGATTAGCTGCGAGGATAAGATTTCCGGCAAAACGTTTACCATCCAGTCAAAGGTATTTATCTCCGCTACCGGAATCTGGACGGATGAGGTGCTCAAAAAATTCGATTCTAACGATACGAAAAAATACATGATGCCCAGCAAAGGGGTTCACCTGATCGTATCCGCCGATCATTTCCCGAAGGACTGTGTGATGCTCTTTCCGACTTCAAATGGTGACGGACGCATGATATGGTGCATGCCGTGGGACGACAATCTGAGTGTGGTGGGAACGACCGATACGGATTATGCGGAAGGGAATGACGAGATTGCGATTGAAGCCGATGAGATAAAATACATATTAGACAGTGTTAATGCCCAGCTGAAAGACAAACTACCGACAAAGGAGGATATACTGAGTGTCTATGCCGGTATCAGACCCTTGCTGAACGACCGGGATGAAACTAAAAAAAGCAACCAGCGTTCGAGGGATTATCAGATATGGTGGAACAATGACAACATGCTGACCATCTCCGGTGGTAAACTGACCTCGTTTCTGTCCATGGCGGAAAACTGCATTAAAACCATAGAGGAAAAATACAAGATCCAATCCATTGAAAACGATGATATAAAGATAAGTACGCTGATTGATACCTATAAACACCGGTACGGCATAAAAAATGCGACGTTAATCGCGAACATTGCACAGGAGAATCTTGACCTCACCCGGAATTTTACAAATTACCCGTATTGCCCTGCTGAAATCATATTTTCTATCCGTCATCAGAATGCGCAGAAAATGGATGATATCCTGACCCGCCGTACCCTCATTTCTTATCAAATGAAAGATTTTGAGGAAGAATTGGTACAATCCGTTGCAAAAATCATGGCAAAAGAGCTAAATTGGTCTTCTGAACAAATTAGTGAAGAAATTAATTTGTTCAGACATTCATGGGAGCTTATGCATTCGTGGAAATAA
- a CDS encoding sulfite exporter TauE/SafE family protein, with protein MASEILIPCIVFAGSLIYATFGFGDALFAMPLLTMLIGIKTATPLMTLNGCTLAAVLFARHYKEIDWTSAKKLIISSAFGIPVGIYFLKNGNEQLTKIILGASL; from the coding sequence ATGGCCAGTGAAATTCTAATACCCTGTATCGTGTTTGCCGGCTCCCTGATTTATGCAACTTTCGGGTTTGGCGATGCCTTGTTCGCCATGCCCTTGCTGACCATGCTCATCGGTATAAAAACAGCCACTCCCCTCATGACGCTGAACGGCTGTACACTGGCAGCCGTCTTATTTGCAAGACATTACAAAGAAATTGACTGGACTTCTGCAAAAAAACTAATTATTTCGTCCGCCTTCGGAATTCCTGTTGGTATTTATTTTCTGAAGAACGGAAATGAACAGCTTACTAAGATCATCCTGGGGGCATCATTATAG
- a CDS encoding FAD-binding oxidoreductase, which translates to MKRDWWKWGDPKEIKHINDYPKLKTMVEERWKTHLREDFFPPKKFELPQLSDKKKEQVKDTFATIHPKKISFSDDDRLFVSLGKSYYDVIRIFNGGGFVSPDVVITPTSHEEIQYILTQANANNVLIMPFGGGTNVVGALSMDNLSARPETRCTLDLRNYKKLLKIDDEHLTATFESGIFGPELEKILNNKGYTLGHFPQSFEYSTLGGWIVTRGAGQESTYYGKMEDLVEHIKVATPVGTLESNPFTHDASGINVLPFFIGSEGTLGVVTEVTVKIKKLPKNYRWVVGLFPAFQDGTNYLKALAQAGVKPSVVRLSDANETNLFSKMASSEEHPGLLNDLKKEAQKLFLQWKNLSEPCVLIMRFPQAEISVSSQLIYAKDLVAKHKGMLAPTTIGDKWADNRFKLPYLRDTLVEHSIYIDTMETLVHWKDVQKLHQALTRELHKSPAFHKNKGIFLAHISHIYPNAACMYFTLITPMQRGREIEQWQDIKDLVTNTIVQHNGSISHHHSIGLDHQKWYKKYTDKLALDVLRAVKNKLDPKGIMNPGKLYS; encoded by the coding sequence ATGAAACGCGACTGGTGGAAATGGGGCGACCCGAAAGAAATTAAGCATATCAACGACTACCCCAAGCTGAAAACCATGGTGGAAGAACGCTGGAAAACACATCTCCGAGAAGATTTTTTTCCGCCTAAAAAGTTTGAACTGCCGCAGCTTTCCGATAAGAAAAAGGAACAGGTTAAAGACACCTTCGCCACCATCCATCCAAAGAAGATTTCGTTCAGCGATGATGACCGCCTGTTCGTATCGCTCGGAAAAAGCTACTACGATGTCATCCGCATCTTCAACGGCGGCGGTTTCGTTTCGCCGGATGTCGTCATCACCCCCACCTCGCACGAGGAGATACAATATATACTGACTCAGGCGAATGCGAACAACGTACTGATTATGCCGTTCGGCGGCGGCACCAATGTGGTGGGCGCGCTTTCCATGGATAATCTCTCCGCGCGTCCGGAAACCAGATGCACCCTGGATTTACGGAACTATAAAAAACTGCTGAAGATAGACGACGAACACCTGACGGCTACCTTTGAATCAGGTATTTTCGGCCCGGAGCTTGAAAAGATTTTAAATAACAAAGGCTATACGCTCGGGCATTTCCCGCAGTCGTTTGAATACTCCACCCTGGGTGGCTGGATAGTGACGCGCGGAGCCGGACAGGAATCCACTTACTACGGCAAGATGGAAGACCTGGTGGAGCATATCAAAGTGGCCACTCCCGTCGGCACGCTGGAAAGCAACCCGTTCACCCACGACGCATCGGGTATCAACGTGCTGCCGTTTTTTATCGGCAGCGAAGGTACGCTGGGCGTGGTGACGGAGGTGACCGTCAAAATAAAAAAACTGCCCAAAAACTACCGATGGGTGGTGGGCCTGTTCCCCGCTTTTCAGGATGGCACCAACTACCTGAAAGCGCTGGCACAGGCGGGTGTAAAACCTTCCGTGGTTCGGCTGTCGGATGCCAATGAGACGAATCTTTTTTCCAAGATGGCTTCTTCCGAAGAACATCCGGGACTGCTGAATGACTTGAAGAAAGAGGCGCAGAAACTGTTTCTGCAATGGAAGAATCTGTCAGAGCCATGTGTATTGATCATGCGGTTTCCGCAGGCGGAAATCAGCGTTTCGTCTCAATTGATTTATGCAAAAGACCTGGTGGCTAAACATAAAGGGATGCTAGCTCCCACCACCATCGGCGACAAGTGGGCGGACAATCGGTTTAAACTGCCCTATCTTCGGGATACCCTGGTGGAGCACTCCATTTATATTGACACGATGGAAACGCTGGTTCATTGGAAAGATGTCCAGAAATTACATCAGGCACTGACGCGGGAGTTACATAAATCTCCGGCATTCCATAAAAATAAAGGCATTTTCCTGGCACATATCTCGCACATCTATCCGAATGCGGCGTGTATGTATTTCACACTCATCACACCGATGCAGAGAGGCAGGGAAATCGAGCAGTGGCAGGATATCAAGGATCTGGTGACAAATACGATTGTGCAGCATAACGGCTCCATTTCCCATCACCACAGCATAGGCCTGGATCATCAGAAATGGTATAAAAAGTATACGGATAAACTGGCGCTGGACGTTCTGAGAGCCGTCAAAAACAAGCTTGACCCGAAAGGCATCATGAATCCGGGGAAATTATATAGTTAA